In Alkalihalobacillus sp. TS-13, the following are encoded in one genomic region:
- a CDS encoding flavin monoamine oxidase family protein, with protein sequence MAKRFITSFLRDEPSYPDEMLSIIREGLPSTSNPKRIIILGAGMAGLVAGSLLKAAGHQVVILEGNDRVGGRVYTLREPFTRGNYLDAGAMRIPNTQPLVLEYIKKFKLPINEFINSTPNDLLYVNNVLTRKKIYEEDPGILQFPVQEAYENQTAFAIFTEAVEPFFELYQNATPAERKELREKYDQYSFETFLKNNPFGRSLNTEEIRFIQVLLGIEGFPELSFSDIVTDIVTNLYSADLKYYEIKGGNDRLPWSFMPQLERNVFFNNLVERINQYSDGVIVSGKNPLTGQKQEVRGDYVITTIPFSIFQFVRVVPYESMSFYKREAIAELNYVASTKIGLEFKHKFWEKEKLFGGSLTTDLPTQFAYYPSHDIGVPGPGVMLGSYSWGDNTALWDALPEGRRIYEALKILSYVHGPVVFEQFLNGTSFSWGQNQFSGGCFTLFKPYQYTEFDEVIKKPEGRIHFAGEHTSSFHGWIEGAIESGIRAAAEINTLTQ encoded by the coding sequence ATGGCCAAACGGTTTATTACATCTTTCTTAAGAGATGAACCATCTTACCCTGATGAAATGTTATCCATCATCCGGGAAGGTCTGCCATCTACTTCAAATCCAAAAAGAATCATAATCCTAGGGGCTGGGATGGCTGGTCTCGTTGCTGGTTCTCTTTTGAAAGCAGCCGGTCATCAAGTTGTAATCCTTGAAGGGAATGACCGGGTCGGCGGTAGGGTCTATACACTCCGCGAACCATTTACAAGAGGGAATTACCTTGATGCTGGGGCGATGAGAATCCCAAATACCCAACCATTGGTTCTTGAATATATCAAGAAGTTCAAGCTTCCAATCAACGAGTTCATCAACAGTACGCCGAACGATCTCCTTTATGTCAATAACGTTCTGACCCGTAAAAAAATTTATGAAGAAGACCCTGGTATCCTCCAGTTTCCTGTACAAGAAGCCTATGAAAATCAAACTGCATTTGCCATTTTCACCGAAGCGGTAGAGCCGTTTTTCGAGTTATATCAGAATGCGACACCTGCCGAACGGAAGGAGCTCAGAGAAAAATACGATCAGTACTCATTTGAAACATTTTTGAAAAATAATCCTTTCGGACGGTCTTTGAATACAGAAGAAATCCGTTTCATCCAGGTTCTTTTAGGTATAGAAGGATTCCCTGAGCTATCATTCAGCGATATCGTCACAGACATCGTCACAAACTTGTACAGTGCAGACCTGAAATATTATGAGATCAAAGGGGGAAATGACCGGTTGCCCTGGTCATTCATGCCCCAACTAGAACGAAATGTTTTCTTCAATAACCTGGTCGAAAGAATCAATCAATACTCGGATGGGGTCATCGTTTCTGGCAAAAATCCACTGACTGGTCAAAAGCAAGAAGTAAGAGGGGATTATGTTATCACAACCATCCCATTTTCGATTTTCCAATTCGTCCGGGTCGTGCCGTATGAATCCATGTCTTTTTATAAAAGAGAAGCGATCGCTGAACTGAATTATGTCGCTTCGACCAAAATCGGCCTTGAATTCAAGCATAAGTTCTGGGAAAAAGAAAAGCTTTTCGGCGGAAGCTTGACCACTGATCTCCCGACGCAATTCGCCTATTACCCAAGTCATGATATCGGTGTTCCAGGGCCAGGCGTGATGCTCGGCAGTTATTCATGGGGAGATAACACAGCATTATGGGACGCATTACCTGAAGGCAGACGGATTTACGAAGCACTGAAAATCCTTTCCTATGTACACGGACCTGTCGTTTTTGAACAATTCCTAAATGGCACTTCCTTCAGCTGGGGACAAAATCAATTTTCCGGTGGATGTTTCACATTATTTAAACCTTATCAATATACAGAGTTTGATGAAGTGATCAAAAAACCGGAAGGGCGAATCCATTTTGCTGGGGAACATACCTCTTCTTTTCACGGCTGGATCGAAGGTGCGATTGAATCCGGTATTCGAGCAGCAGCAGAAATCAATACTCTAACGCAATAA
- a CDS encoding putative holin-like toxin yields MEPEKAIGLMLQFGMYTIGVITVTILILNALT; encoded by the coding sequence ATGGAACCTGAGAAGGCAATTGGGTTGATGCTGCAGTTCGGTATGTACACGATTGGGGTAATAACAGTCACAATTTTGATTTTGAACGCATTGACATGA
- a CDS encoding CPBP family intramembrane glutamic endopeptidase: MDNRFAQIKFRYLILWYILAVGLLIFSGITYSIGTGGSMTGFITLSQFVLYGVAILWLRRAFHKNDMSVKGLFKPIQKSNGIGKKALFTIYHLTFSLAAVTFIFYLFSFLLPDFLIEMLEDGNGTQSFVSATSIPSFFLIVLIAPIVEELVFRGTLLQKLRYKYGNVAGILVSSAIFSLIHMNSGMIGHFTLGVFLSIFYLQTKNIWVPIICHVLNNLLAFSGFLVDSGSTETSMEEAITEIQQVGQYFGIYAFLSLIILVWLAVSQIKKLNVQEKRSMETTDGVNLSSNY; this comes from the coding sequence ATGGACAACCGCTTTGCACAAATTAAGTTCCGGTATTTAATATTATGGTATATCTTAGCAGTGGGGCTTCTGATTTTTTCCGGGATTACATATTCAATAGGCACAGGTGGATCGATGACGGGTTTCATCACGTTATCCCAGTTTGTCCTATATGGGGTTGCGATCCTGTGGTTGCGAAGAGCTTTTCATAAGAATGATATGAGTGTGAAAGGTCTATTTAAACCGATTCAAAAATCGAATGGAATAGGGAAAAAGGCACTGTTCACGATTTATCATCTGACCTTTTCGCTAGCAGCCGTGACCTTCATTTTTTATTTATTTTCTTTTTTACTTCCGGACTTCCTGATTGAAATGTTGGAGGATGGTAACGGGACTCAGTCGTTCGTGTCGGCAACATCAATCCCTTCATTTTTCTTAATCGTACTGATTGCACCCATAGTTGAAGAACTAGTGTTCAGAGGTACGTTACTGCAAAAGCTTCGTTATAAGTATGGAAATGTAGCGGGGATATTGGTTTCCTCAGCGATTTTCAGTTTGATCCATATGAATAGCGGGATGATTGGTCACTTTACCCTTGGTGTTTTCCTAAGTATTTTCTACTTGCAGACGAAGAACATATGGGTACCGATCATATGCCATGTATTGAATAATTTATTGGCGTTTTCCGGATTTTTGGTTGATAGTGGTTCAACTGAAACGAGTATGGAAGAGGCAATCACTGAAATCCAGCAAGTTGGTCAATACTTCGGTATCTATGCCTTTTTATCTTTGATTATCCTCGTCTGGCTT